The Lolium rigidum isolate FL_2022 chromosome 2, APGP_CSIRO_Lrig_0.1, whole genome shotgun sequence genomic interval CCCCTGTCAGTCCTCGGCGAGTGGTTAAACGGGGTCAAAGCCACCTGAGTAACCGGTACCGAAGCTGTGCCAGATGAGTGCCTAGGTGCATGACCATCGACCTCCATGTGTGATGACCCTGGTGCCAAATCCGCCGCGGGATCATCAAGCCCCTCATCCTCAAAACCATGagacgcatcatcatcatcatcatcatcgccctTCCAGAAGAAAGGTCGAAACCGAGGATCCGGCTTATACCCCGTGGCCTCACGACAAAACCGAAATCTGTAACCATTAAGCTGTAGACGAGCCAAGACCTCTAAGCATGGAGGTCTGTCGTTAGACTTATCTTTCTCCAAAACAGAAACATTCCTCATGGCCACCTGAATCCGAACTATCCCCTGACTCCGAAGGGTATACAAGTCCACATCAAGAGTAGAGCCAATAAAAGTACCAACAGCCCATAGACCCAGGAAGTGACGGAGAGAGTCTGGTACACCTTCGACATGCACCCACACAGGCTCCATAACAAACTCGGGTGTAACATCCTGATGAACCCAAGAAGATACAATAACCTGTGCATTTATCTTAGGCACACTCATCTGCATGCCATCGATCCTCAACAAGTCCTCAGCTGTAGGGAGCGCAATCAAAAATGCATTGTTACCATGAGGCACCGCCTCCCACTTCCAAGTGGGGTTACCCGGACACATGCGAGCCATGAGACTCTGGACATCTGCCGCAGCGACAGTCCCCTCCCCTGACACTTGTACCAAGGCTGTAGGTGCTCCAGAGTAAGACAACTGCGGCTTATACAGAGAATCAGGGATCTGAAGGTCCAGCGTAGCATCATTACCACATGCAACAAAAGAACTCATGGGCCTCGGAGTCTTCAAAACAGGGCACCGAATGGTCGGGTGTGCCCCAGAGTCACAGACCAAACAGTAGTGTAGCACCTTGCAGTTCTTTGTCGCATGAGTATTGTCCGCGCACTTCCAACAGCGACCCACTTTCTTAGGCTTCACAAGAGGGGCAGCGGCGACTGGAGCAGCTATAGGCAACGGCTGTGGTACAGGAGGCGCCTCCACCGTGGGCACAGGGGCCGGCATACCCCCTAGAAGTGGAGGGTGCTGCACCACACCCTGCACTTCGGGCGGCGGTATGGCAGCTACTACTCCCGCCGCAGCTGCCGCACCCGCggtcttcttctttctcctcttcTTCGCCTGACCAGGCTGTACCGGCTGCTGCTGTGCAACCGGCTGCTGCATCTGTTGTGGTGCTACCTGTTGCTGCATAGGAGGATATTGGAGAAACTGCCCATGGTACTGCGGGTATTGCTGTGGCGGCGGAAACGGCTGTTGCTGCTGCGGCATGAACTGCGCAGCCGGAATCCGCGGTGGAGGCGGACGGTATCCCACCTGAGGCCGGGACGGAGCCGCCGGCGCTGGTGGCATAGGGGCTCCCGCCGGCCACCCGTGGAACCCCGGCGGACCCTGGTACGTGCTGGTACCCGCCGCATCAGCCGGCCGCACGTGAGGCGGCCCTGCCGGAGCCTGCGGTGCCCCTGGCGGCACGGAGCGAGGCGGCCCGGCCATGCCTCCAGCCAACGCTCCCCTAGCGACCACGTCGACAAACGATCGTCTAAACGGGGCGTCGGAGAGAGGTGTCGAGGACGAAGGGAGAGTCGGTCGCAGCGGCGCAGATGGACGCGAGGCAGCGACGGCGTGATCTTCCAACGAGGACGATCGTATGATCGTATGTCGAGCGATCGGAACATGATGTACCCTGCGCCTGTCATCCTTCTGCAAGCCCATCAAAGCCCTGCAAAGCCCGGCCCAACACTTCTGCGGCCCATCAACGCCCGGCAACGACGCTCCCGCCTCTGCTGGTTCGAATCGAGGCCGATCCACCTCctgcgccggcgaggaggagccgccggccGCCCGATCCGATCCCACCTTCGCGATGCCGATGAAGTCACCGAACACCGCCGGCGGCGTAAACCTCTTGGGGGGAAGCGGACCCTTCCATCCCTTGATCCGCACCGGCTGACGAGGAAGCCTCAGCCCCGGCGGCGAGCTGGAGTTAGCCCTGGCACCCGACTCCGCTCccttacgcgaaggagaggccgaGCGAGCCCTCGCCACGACCGACGCCACCTGAGACCGCCGCTCCCATGTCCTGGCTTCTGCCCCAGGGAAGCCGATCTTCCCCCAGAAGTCTGCCAAAAGCGCAGTCCGATCTTGAGTATCATCCTTGTCGATCGGCAAGACCTTCGGCTCATCTCCTAGCCCTTCCCACgccaccttcagctcctcgtccgCCGCCGAATCCCCGAGGGAATCAAAACGGCTACCCGAGCACGTAGACGATCCGGCCGGAGAGGAGATCGGCGGCAGACGGAACCGTCGACGTGACGACCGGCCCGGCAGCAGCCAAGGATCCGTCGCCTGAGACGTCGTCCGAGGCGTCGCCTCAGTCATCGCCTCAGTCATCGCCTCAGTTCTCATCCCACCAAATCATCAACTGATCTGTAGTCCTTCAGAAGCAATTTTGATTGTTTAAACTGGAAATGAGTCATATGGTTGGGAATGTTCGTATGTAAACGACATGGCGTGAGTGTCGGCACCCCTAAGCCCTATGGGTCGAGGCTGGCGTGCGAGTGTCAGGCAAAGTTTTGGGCCGTACCTAGTGACGACAGAGATTTGGGGACGCCGGTGTAAGCCCATTTTCGACGGAGCACCACTATAGTCCTATTGGGGAGATGGGGTGCATTTGGGGGCGCCGATGAAGATTGTTTTAGGTCGTGTACAATGCAGAATGCTTAGGGAGATGCTTTGGAAAATAGACCATTTCCTTAAGCACTTGCCTAGTTTGACATCTTCGTTGGGCATAAGTAAGCACGATTACTTACGCAAAACTGGTTTATTTTTCTGAACATCTCGGTAAGCACATTGCAAATGTACATGCCCTATGTGTTGTCTAGGTGGATGCATCGACCAACCATGCATAACTGACCGTAGCCGTCGTCTTGTCTGGATCGCCGCCTCAAAGCCAAAATGAGAAAGGAACAATGCAGCTTTTGTCCATGAATAAATAGCAATCATTTTTTACCCGGCTACCATCGAACCGAGGAAAAGGGAAAAAGAAAAGTGAGTGACAATTATTTCCTCCTGACACCAACATGATATAGCCTTGCTCGTCGAGGCCACTGTCCGGTCCTCTCGTCCGTCCGTTTCCACTGGAAACCGAGGATCTACAACAAACCACGGGCCACCGATCTAGAATGGCATCCATGTTCCAGATTATAATGAGATGAGAAGACGGCTGAGGCATTTTATTTTTGTTAATACTAGGGCCCTGCCATCACCAGTGTGCGATTATCTCAACTACTAGGACTTTTACAGGTCAAAGCACTGGAGTTCATGAGTAGAGCATGCCAATGCGGACTTGGAAAGGGAACACTTTATGCTTAAGCTTCGCATTGATGTCTGAGTAAAGAGCTCAATACCATTATACATAAGGTTTTTCTGCTTTCAGTAACTTTTTTAGAATTATGGTCCTAGTTCCAAGCGGCTCTTCTTGGTCTGTACCACAatcgtaatcaacaactacaaacAAGATCTGCTACAGAATGTTCAACTTGCAAGGATGCTGTTGAATTGATCGAATAGATTGTTGCCATATGGCATAACCATGCATACAGTTGAGTGACAACATATACTAACACCAAAATCTGCATACAACTCCCTCCAACTCCGTGTTACACATGCTTGCCCTGTTCACACAAAAAAACATGCTTGAATGGAGATTTTGATATGACAACACCAACACAATATGATCTTTTCATAATGTGGACTGGTGATGATTGCTCCAAGGTCACCTTACTTTGTCTATTTTCCAATATATTCTCTACCACATGGAGGGAGATTTGCAGAGAGTTCAGATGATAACACAACTCATTTCTCGATATTTAGTTTCGCGGGCAGCTCAGATGATAACACAACTCAATTCTCAGTATTTAGTTCAGCCGACACAAACTTTTGATTGCACAAGAATACCATTTTATGTGGTTCAACCACATGGACTGAATTACACAGTATGGGTTCCCGTGGCTCAAAAAAGTCCATTTCTAGTCTCTTTAGCCATGGTTCATGCTGACAAGTAACCATTCTTTCGTTTTTGTACAAGTCAAATAGTGAACAGCCAAGTGTTACAATTGGAAACTGGGTAATGTATCTCATTCTAGCAAAAGTGCAACGGCACATGGCAAGATCCGTTGCAGTGCTACTGAAGAATAAACACATGTCCAATCGTCATCGGAGATGCTACAGGAACAAACAAGCTGTACCTACTGATCAATGGGGCTCCCATTCTCTCATATGTTGGGCCCTGGAAATCATAAGCACGAAAATCAACAGTGAGATGCAAAGAAAACTCTCCATAGCTTGCATGCTTCCACTAATAAGCAAAAGCCAGCAAAACATGGAAATCAAGGAGTGGCTACATATTAGGAATTTGAGTTCAACTGAACTATCTTACCATTTCGAAGAATGGTCTATGCCAAGGCCATTGCAGGTAAGTATCATACCCTTAAATCTTGAAAGGTACTCCTAAATAGAGGAAAATATAGCAAAATTAACAAAGAACACCTAAAACAAGGATATGGTGTCAAGTTAAAGAAGCTCTTACGCGTGCAGTATACTGGTTGATCTCGTAACCGCCAGAAAAGTCATATTCAAGTCGCGTAATTGGATCACTTAAAACTGGAAAGACATGATAAGGAGAATTAGGAAACAAAAGTTAAAGAGCCATGATATATAGTAGCGTCATAATGCCATCAATTCCTATCACTAGAGAGTAGAAAGGGAAAAATAAGATCATCCGTGTCTAGAAAACAGACAGGAAGTTTGGAACAGTACTTTTATAAGCTTCATTGATCTCCTGAAATTTTGCTGTGACATCATCCTCGCCCTTATGCTTGTCTGGATGCCACTTCTGTAGATAGGAAACCAGATGATGGTTAAATAGTGAGTTGATCCATAATTTTCTTCCAGAAGAAAAAAACTACTCCCAATTAAACAGCATTTGTTCAAAGAAAATAAGCTGGATATTAGATTACCAAAGCTAATCTTCTATAACTCAATTTGATGGTGTCATCAGATGCACCATAATCGACCTCCAGAACTTTGTAGTAGTCCTGCCATCACAGATGAACTCTATGAAATGAATATACTGGACAAACAATAAGAAAGAATAAACATGGGGTGTAACTGTGCAAAACCTATATATGGTTATTTATGCCCACTTTAATAAATATGAAGTGTGATAGACCATATGACGACAGAACACGTGGGTTGTAgataactagtgcacattaggagTACCCATATATAGTCTAAGGCTGTCAGCACACTGAATACAAGAAAAAGAACCCCATAGCAAGACAGATTCACAAGGAGTATCCATATCAAAATCCATGATTCACTAAAACGTATGCAACATTTGAGTAAATTCCTATAGTAAGTGCCACTAGATAATCCCAACATATTCAGCTGAAACAGCAGATTTCTCTAGAAACCTACTTTCTGCAATTCAATGCAAGTTTTGCTTCAAGCACTCAGGAAAGCAAATTGATTAGGCAAATGCaccaccaatgcaagttttgcttCAAGCACTCAGGAAAGCAAATTTATTAGGCAAATAAACACCACCAATGCAGAGTATAATACATTCATCAGATTTGTATAGAACACAAATGCTTTGTATAGAACAATTTAGCCCTAAACAGCACGACGAGTTTGTAATTCACAGTTTCTGATAATAGAAGCACAAACTTTGTAAGTAGCATGCAAACCTACATTACTTGAGCTACATAACTCTACGAGGCCTGACTCGAAGTAAAAATGACAGCACATAAGACCCAAGTTAATATATCTCAGTTGCTGTTGTCTTGGAATGTTATGCAGAGGAAAAAGTTGCGAAAATTCCAATCCTTCGGAGCCAAACAATTGCTGGTGGTGGCCTCTGATTTTTATCACTAAAGTAGAGGGTGGGCTCCGATGACAAGAAGGGTAGAATGAGATGTACTCTTGCCGTTCTTCGTTCGGGAGCTGGTTGCCTTATAGCTGCTGCTTTTGCTCCTGGGGTTTGATCTGGAGGTTTTTCTAATTTGGTGCTGCTGGAGTCTGTCTCTAGATGTGCTGGACATGAGCTTGGTTCCAGGTGCGGCTTTGTGTGCAACAAGAACTGGAGTTCCTGTGAACGCTTGTTTATTTCGCTGTTTATCAGCTTCTTAATTGAAGTTGGGAGCTTTGCTCCTTAAGTCGAAAAAAAGTTTAGGCAAGCAAGATGAACCTAACAGGATATTGTTTTAGGAGGAGCTCAATAGAGAATTGCTTCCGCAAGATAGCCTAATTGGTAAGCCCGCCCATCTCGCGCCAGCTAGGAGCATATACATCAAAAGCTGTTCACTGCACCTAGCAAAAAAAACATAGTGGCCTAGCAAGCTAACCGTGTACTCATTGTTAGTAACTGATTCATTTTGTAACAAACTTTGTAGCTTTGGTTAATGGGGGGAGATGGTATTGCACTAATTTGAGGCTGCTGCTTCACATCGccatttagttcaagaaatagtaACTAGCAAGCATTCACACAAAAATATTGTGAACAACCGTAGACCATCACACAGAGCAACAACAGAACATACGCTAATTTGAATTTGACCAATGGCCACTGGTGAGTATGACTAGATTTAAACACAAACCAGACAGTACTTAACTACTCATAACTCGCAGCCTCGGACTATACTTGAGCACGAACTATTTGCGGGCATCTCTTCCCAGTACCatttaccaaaaaaaaaactgaaaagaaAGCTAAAGAGGGGAAGACTGTCCTCCTATCCGCCTACCAGGTTCCTCCAAGAAAAGAAGGAACGGCCGCCCACTACCGGCACAGCATCATCCTTCCTCTTAAAAAACAAGCGCTACGCGATCGAACTGAGCTACAGATCCGTGACCCGAAGCTAAAAAAACATAAATCTTTGGATCGCCGGGGGGCGGGGGCTACGCACCTTGTGGAGAGGCTCCTCGCTTGCTCCGTCCATGCAGCGTAACAATTCATCACCCCCGGCCTCTCTTCGCCTCGCCCGTCTCCGCTGAGCGCGATGGGGGATTCCGGATTCGGCCTGTCCACTGGAGTAGTGGAATGGGGGAGCAGAGGGATCGCTGTGTGGATGGATCGCGAGGGCGGGGGCGGGTGTGGGATCGGAGGAGTTCTTgttcccctctcctctccttttttgtttttattttatttttcctctGTTTGTTTTATGAAGTTCTCCGTGATGGATAAAGAGGGGAAGATGGTGACGTGGATCCGACCGGGTCACCTGTCCTTTCGCGTCGCCAGGGTCCCGGTTCGGGCGGGCCGCTTGTGTCGTGTGCGGCTCACAGGCCTGGTTTTTTTTGGAGATTTTGTATGGGCCGTTCTATGCACATTACGCCGACCAcatatttatttttcttcataTTTACACCAGCTTCTTCTTATTATTGTAAAAAAATAGCAGCTTCTACTCTGAGCCATCCAGCAGATCAGAAGGTAAGCAACGAACAGAAAGAACACATGATAAAAATTAGGGAAGAACAAACAGCACACATGAGAACACCCTGCTGCTGAAACTCACACAAGAGTTTTACACTTAACCTTGCAAAGTTACAGGGTATATTTCACAGGGGGGCATGACATTCCCAAAGCAAAAGTCAGTGTTGCAAGAATTTTCGAAATGTTTCTTAGGAAAAGCTGCAAGCCTATGCCAAGCAAAAggtagaaaaggaaagaaaagaaatctGGCAAAAGGGTGCGCCAAGTATCATTCCACTACACCTGTATTTCTCTAGTTGTTACATATATCATCAGCACGTTCAAAACCTTGAGAAGAGCAACCGACTGCCCCAATATCGCTGAAGGGAGGGTGAATCTTCACATCAAACGGCCAGCATACTGTGCTCTAGGGTATTTCTGCTGCAGCTGGGGCCACTGCACAAAAAACTGGTCCGCTAACCGTAGCTTGTACAACAGTAAACCACTTAAGGAAAGCTTCTTCACCCTTGCAATACTTTCAATATAGAAAATGGAGGACCATCCCAAACCAAGCACCTGCAAGAATAGATCAAACCAGAACTCAAGAAAAGTGATTGTGTTGACTTCGAACTTGCAACAAATGTGAGTGTGCAAGTCTAATAGTGCATCAAGCATTAATCTTCTATTGAGCTACTATAGAGCCCAGGGCGTGAGGCTAACCTTCAGAAGGAAAGCTGAGGCACATAGAGGAATGCATGTCCCAGGACCATTGCAGAATATCTGCACGGACATTACAAGTGATTAGCACAACTGTGCTCATGCAGCATAATGGGTGCTAATAAGTTCAAAGAGTTCGCACCACTTGTGGTCTGATTCTTGTTACTATCCACATAGCATGCAGAACAGCAAGCAATGTTGTTGCAATGGAAGTAACGTAAGATTGGCCTACTTCACGGCTACGATATATCTGTGTGAACTGACCGTTCTCGATGATCTTCTCTCTCCCGCCCTGAAAATAATACCATTCGAGTCAGACTAGAAGTTGGAACTACTGCGAAATTCTACCATATGATAATTCGATGTAGTAAGATATTTGACCTGCGCTGGAATCAGTGACCACTCGTAGACCTGGGCCTTTGGAAGGCTCATGTTGTCAGTAAGTGCAGCCACATAGTACCTGGGCGTAAACCTATCCTTCTGAAGCTCAGATATAATATTCATCATTTCTGCAGTATGCCCTCCTGCAAAAGAAACACGAAAATTAAAAGGTGGACGTAATGTGACATTCTCTTGTCAGGAGTTATGATTGCATAGTACAACCTGATGTTTTCCAATAGTGCGGAAGGGCAATTCAGCAAATACCAACACTATTGCTTAATACACTTGTGAGTACACAATATACAAAACATGATCAAATGTACAAAACCAAAAAGAACAACATATGCACTCATAATAGAGGTGACACCGGCGTACATCTGATTATTCCTACCAGATTAAAGTTAAAAGATTGTATTTACACTAGAACCAGACATAAACATGTGCAAGTCATATAGGGTCAGAAACATGTAATGAAATGCATCCCCGGGTGAGACGTTGTGAGTTGTGACACACTGGTACCATCACATTGGCAACATTAGGATTACGAGTCGACGAGTCGAGCCGAGTCATGTCTAGACTACTGCTCGACTAGTCGACGTGTACTTGAGCAGTAGCTAGTACATATATGGCAACCAGATAGGAATAGAACCAGCGGAGGCAGGGTGTCCTATGTGACGCGGCGGATGGTCAGTGGATGGCGGCTGCGGCCTGGTCCTAGGTGAGGCGGCTCGTTCTAGAGCAAACCTGGAAATAGCTAGTGTTCGACCTTTCCATCCTGCGGACTGAGCACCTCACTTATTCATGCCCAAATTATATCGATCCACTCAAATACCGCAACTAATCTATATTAGTCCATGACTAATCGCTCGACCACTCGACTCTACGAACTAGTCGAGTCGAACAAGCTAGTCGACAATCAAGTTAAGACTCATAGACTAGTCGAGCAACTAGTCTAGACTAGTCGTTAGACTCATAATACTCGAACAATGCCATCATTTGCAGGTGGAGTTATATTTAGGTTGTAATATAACAAAGTTCAGATACAAGAAAACGAAAGAGGCAATGTAAAGCCTATGAGGAACATAAACTGGTGCTTAAGAATAAGTGACCTCCTAATTCTGTCAGGGAGCAGTTGACAGCAAATTGGACACTGTGTTTCATCAGAGTTCCAGAAGGGGCACCAACAATTCCAGATGTCTAAACAGACACCATAGTTAAGCCAGCAGCAGCCTCCGGTATTACTACTTCACCTGCTCTGGGTATGATGGTTTGCTCTTTCTGTGAATGGATAATATTCTGAAATTCTTATAGCTCAAAGCTTTTAGACATGTTATGCCTAAAATCTCATTTGAATTAACAGAACTGGTTGCCAGGTAGTTAGCTATAAAGCGAGATATACCATTTCGCACTAAGAAAATTCTATACTACTACTACTAAACAACTCTGATGACAAAACTAGTTCCAACAAGCAGTAAATCCCCAACACAGTTTTACAAATGTAATCATTTGTTCGACTCGTATTAACATTTTGTCCTACGTTTAAGAGAATAATTACAGATTATGATTAATCCAGAGATGGAGGAAAGCCTAGAGCCAACCACTGGAACCTGGTGTTGCCTGCTAGCATTATGTATGTTCTCTGTTTTTATTTGATGGCCAAGGCGCACTCACCAGACCCGAGGACGATGAGACACCGCAGTCCAGCAGCATGAGGCTTCTTCGGCGGCAGGCCGCTGCGCCAAAGCACGTAAGCCACACGGACGGCGAGTAAGGATACGAGTACTGGAATAGCACAGCACACGGCCGCAAAGGCGTCGAGCCCCATCTCCGTCGAAGTGGCGGAACAGGGTATGAGATCTGCGCGGTGCCGATCAACACTGTCCCCGAGCTGGTGGCGGGAAGGACGCTGGCTCGCCGGCAGCTGCGCGTCGCACCCGACCAGGGGAGGGGCTAGACTGCGGTGTGCCGCCGGAAGGGGGGGGGCAAGGGGTCGCCGGTGGCGCCTTTGACCACAGAGAGAAGGGCGGGGATGAGAGCGGCAGCTCGGCGGAGTTAGATCCGGAGAGGATGGCGAGGAGTGCTCCGGGCAGAGAGGCGgccagtggcggcggcggcggacagcTCTAGTTGATGCTTCAGATTGGGGCCTATTTCAGGttgcagaaacccaccggcgtgcgtgctgctgctgtgctacCCATCTCTTTTTTCCAGAGAGAGGGGTCAAAAGTCCGACATGGATCTGGTGAACATGAGTGTAGCGCACTCgtttaatagaaaaatcaaaaggACGTTATTTAAATGTTTTTGAATTATTTTAAATATAATTTTACATTTACATGTTACGGTGACAATTTTCAAGTGAAATACGATCATATGTTGCATACACGAAAAAGAGAAATTTGTATTTCTTTGAATTGTACAAATCTAGTAATAATTATAGTGGCATTTGAATATTTTTATGTAGGTCACATATAATCATCTTTTTCCTTGAAAATTGGCACGAATAAGTTTTAAAATAATATGTACATATACAAAATTAtttcaatttaaaaaaaaacttttaGGTTGCCTTTTTCAAACTTTGAATAAACATGTGCGCCTACACCCATGTTCACCAAGCCATACTAGATCAACTCT includes:
- the LOC124692912 gene encoding chaperone protein DnaJ-like: MDGASEEPLHKDYYKVLEVDYGASDDTIKLSYRRLALKWHPDKHKGEDDVTAKFQEINEAYKILSDPITRLEYDFSGGYEINQYTAREYLSRFKGMILTCNGLGIDHSSKWAQHMREWEPH
- the LOC124688096 gene encoding UDP-N-acetylglucosamine transferase subunit ALG14 homolog, which codes for MGLDAFAAVCCAIPVLVSLLAVRVAYVLWRSGLPPKKPHAAGLRCLIVLGSGGHTAEMMNIISELQKDRFTPRYYVAALTDNMSLPKAQVYEWSLIPAQGGREKIIENGQFTQIYRSREVGQSYVTSIATTLLAVLHAMWIVTRIRPQVIFCNGPGTCIPLCASAFLLKVLGLGWSSIFYIESIARVKKLSLSGLLLYKLRLADQFFVQWPQLQQKYPRAQYAGRLM